A genomic segment from Wolbachia endosymbiont of Ctenocephalides felis wCfeF encodes:
- a CDS encoding Putative NAD(P)H nitroreductase, giving the protein MINKEDLMELMKVRHSGYSYDQNRVVHQEDIDMLIEAARLSPSCYGDEPWRYVICNRQSNQNAWEKLLSCLTEPNQRWAKSTQVLIIALSAKNYRDHTKGANLWGGYDTGAASYALMLQATSMNLMAHQMGGFDGNKIVEKFNIPDDFDVRSVIAIGYEEEGAEVKEKTRRPIEGMFFYGEWPKS; this is encoded by the coding sequence ATGATTAATAAAGAAGATCTAATGGAGTTAATGAAAGTAAGACATAGTGGATATTCATATGACCAAAATAGAGTAGTACATCAAGAGGACATAGATATGCTGATAGAAGCCGCACGGCTCTCTCCCTCATGTTATGGTGACGAGCCCTGGAGATATGTAATATGCAATAGACAAAGTAATCAAAATGCATGGGAAAAGTTATTGAGTTGCCTTACTGAGCCTAATCAAAGATGGGCGAAAAGCACACAAGTATTAATCATAGCATTAAGCGCTAAAAATTACCGCGATCACACAAAAGGAGCAAATCTTTGGGGCGGTTACGATACTGGTGCAGCAAGTTATGCGCTTATGCTACAGGCTACATCTATGAATTTAATGGCTCATCAGATGGGTGGCTTCGATGGTAATAAAATAGTAGAGAAATTCAATATACCTGATGACTTTGATGTAAGGTCGGTGATAGCGATTGGTTACGAAGAAGAGGGTGCTGAAGTTAAGGAAAAGACAAGAAGGCCAATAGAGGGAATGTTTTTTTATGGCGAGTGGCCAAAGTCCTGA
- a CDS encoding Phosphoglycerate kinase — MMNVSSIENCDFHDKTVLLRVDFNVPVKNGKVHDATRILRALPTIQHLVNASAKVVIISHFGRPKAKNDSLSLKNIVETLSQLLRKEVKFVSDCIGEKVQKAVNEMDRGDVILLENLRFYEGEEQNDSNFAKQLASLADIYVNDTFSCSHRAHASISRITEFLPSYAGFCLQDELKYLEKAISFDAKPITAIVGGAKISTKIKMLIKLAEKVDYLVLGGAIANNFLLFNRVNIGKSFFQSGVEDFLHSVIETANKNNFKIIVPEDVLVAVNSDYNTGVLRNTESILDDDVILDIGPKTLSTISSVIASSKTLLWNGPIGVFEHSAFANGTIEVMKTVSSLTHEGNLTSVIGGGDSLSAINAAGLTDKDFTYVSTGGGAFLNWLSGDGMPGVTALQLKSD; from the coding sequence ATGATGAATGTGTCTAGCATAGAGAATTGTGATTTCCACGATAAAACTGTCTTACTCAGAGTTGACTTTAATGTTCCTGTAAAAAATGGAAAGGTTCATGATGCCACTCGTATTTTGAGAGCATTGCCTACTATTCAGCATTTGGTAAATGCGAGCGCGAAGGTTGTTATTATATCACATTTTGGACGCCCAAAAGCCAAAAACGATAGTTTGTCACTAAAAAACATAGTTGAAACTTTATCGCAACTGTTAAGAAAAGAGGTAAAGTTTGTCAGTGATTGCATTGGCGAAAAAGTGCAAAAAGCAGTAAATGAGATGGATAGAGGAGATGTAATATTACTAGAAAATCTAAGATTTTATGAAGGAGAGGAACAGAATGACTCGAATTTTGCTAAACAACTAGCATCACTAGCAGATATATATGTAAATGACACATTTTCTTGCTCTCACAGAGCTCATGCTTCTATTTCACGCATTACAGAATTTTTGCCTTCCTATGCAGGATTTTGCTTACAAGATGAGCTAAAATATCTTGAAAAGGCCATATCATTTGACGCTAAACCTATTACTGCGATAGTTGGGGGAGCTAAAATATCGACTAAAATAAAAATGCTTATAAAGCTAGCAGAAAAGGTCGATTATCTAGTTCTTGGCGGTGCAATTGCTAACAATTTTTTGTTGTTCAATAGAGTGAATATCGGCAAATCTTTCTTTCAAAGTGGCGTTGAGGATTTTCTTCATAGTGTTATTGAAACAGCAAATAAAAACAATTTTAAAATAATTGTACCTGAAGATGTTCTGGTTGCAGTAAACTCTGATTACAACACTGGCGTTTTAAGAAACACCGAATCCATTTTGGATGATGATGTAATTTTGGATATCGGCCCTAAAACCTTGAGCACGATAAGCAGTGTAATAGCAAGCAGCAAAACTCTGCTGTGGAATGGACCTATTGGTGTCTTTGAACATTCAGCTTTCGCAAATGGCACAATAGAGGTGATGAAAACCGTAAGTAGCTTGACACACGAGGGAAATTTAACTAGCGTGATAGGGGGAGGAGATAGTTTATCTGCAATAAATGCTGCAGGTCTTACTGATAAAGATTTTACGTATGTTTCAACCGGTGGAGGGGCGTTTTTAAACTGGCTAAGTGGTGACGGAATGCCAGGAGTTACTGCACTACAATTAAAGTCGGATTAA
- a CDS encoding Phospho-N-acetylmuramoyl-pentapeptide-transferase — MTSSIKIFFTSFIFGFILSPYFIKLLKKISKNGQPIRLCGPESHLMTKKNTPTMGGIVILIPSLLPILLWTQLTPEILLLVFITLFFALIGFIDDYLKLKANNHRGLSAKTKILIQFVVTLIGMSIFKLYFTEDFAKTFLVKGITIDFGCLYVPFAAFVIVGSSNAVNITDGLDGLAATQVITSFVSLGLVAYITQANVNIILFCIAFVGAILSFLWFNTHPAKMFMGDVGSLSIGAALGLISVLIKREVLFAVIGIIFVIETLSVIIQVLYFKYTKFKYGKGRRIFLMSPIHHHFEKKGWSENEIVMKSWIIAITCSIFTVAFLL; from the coding sequence ATGACTTCATCTATAAAAATATTTTTCACCTCGTTTATTTTTGGGTTTATTCTTTCCCCTTATTTTATAAAGCTCCTAAAAAAAATTAGTAAAAATGGACAGCCAATCAGGTTATGTGGACCAGAAAGCCATTTAATGACAAAAAAAAATACCCCTACTATGGGCGGGATAGTAATACTGATTCCTTCTTTACTACCAATTCTACTTTGGACTCAACTAACGCCAGAGATCTTATTGCTGGTGTTTATAACTCTATTTTTTGCTCTGATTGGATTTATTGACGATTATCTAAAATTAAAAGCAAATAACCATCGAGGTTTAAGCGCAAAAACCAAAATACTTATCCAATTTGTTGTCACTCTGATTGGTATGTCCATATTTAAGCTGTACTTTACTGAGGACTTTGCAAAAACGTTCCTAGTTAAAGGAATAACGATCGACTTTGGTTGCCTATATGTTCCGTTTGCTGCATTTGTGATTGTCGGCTCTTCTAATGCTGTAAATATTACTGATGGTCTAGACGGCCTTGCTGCAACTCAAGTTATCACCTCTTTTGTTTCTTTAGGACTAGTTGCGTACATAACTCAAGCAAACGTGAACATTATTTTATTCTGCATTGCATTTGTAGGAGCAATTTTAAGTTTCTTGTGGTTTAACACACACCCGGCAAAAATGTTTATGGGTGATGTTGGCAGTTTATCAATCGGTGCAGCTTTAGGATTAATCAGTGTTCTCATTAAAAGGGAAGTGCTTTTCGCTGTTATTGGAATAATTTTTGTAATAGAAACACTATCTGTAATTATTCAGGTACTATATTTTAAATACACAAAGTTTAAGTATGGGAAGGGAAGGAGGATTTTTCTTATGTCGCCAATACACCACCATTTTGAAAAGAAGGGATGGTCAGAAAACGAAATAGTCATGAAATCTTGGATAATTGCCATTACCTGTTCAATCTTTACTGTAGCTTTCTTGTTATAA
- a CDS encoding Protein-export protein SecB produces MLQHKMKIHGQYIKDLSFENPNSPFLSAKEAPGINVMVNINSVRLEGAEGEEGENEEKSFHEITLHIEAKATVKDENIKDDVAFICETKYCGIFSIENFAELSAEEIRQALFIGGPTFLFPFAREIIARVTSSGGFPPLMLDPIDFEAMYKQQSQQQKNTVSNENFN; encoded by the coding sequence ATGTTACAACACAAAATGAAAATTCATGGTCAGTATATTAAAGATTTATCGTTTGAAAACCCGAATTCACCATTTCTCTCTGCAAAAGAAGCTCCAGGTATTAATGTAATGGTTAATATCAATTCAGTGAGATTGGAAGGAGCTGAAGGCGAGGAAGGAGAGAACGAAGAAAAATCTTTCCATGAAATTACTTTGCATATAGAAGCAAAAGCAACGGTAAAAGATGAGAACATAAAAGACGATGTTGCTTTCATTTGTGAAACGAAATATTGTGGTATTTTTTCAATAGAAAACTTTGCAGAGCTAAGTGCAGAAGAGATAAGGCAAGCTTTATTTATTGGTGGACCTACTTTTCTTTTTCCTTTTGCGAGAGAAATAATTGCAAGGGTTACAAGTAGTGGTGGGTTTCCTCCACTTATGCTAGATCCTATAGATTTTGAAGCTATGTATAAGCAGCAGAGTCAACAACAAAAAAATACTGTGAGTAATGAGAACTTTAACTGA
- a CDS encoding Ferredoxin--NADP reductase, with the protein METDILIIGAGPVGIFTAFQAGMLDMKCHIIDVLDQAGGQCTALYPEKPIYDIPGYPIITAQKLIEQLIEQASPFEPVYHLSQKVEKISDNDGQNFTVITSTGTEVKCKAVVIAAGNGMFEPNRPPLGGILEYENKSVFYSVNKISDFQDKTIVIAGGGDSAADWTIELSKVAKKICVIHRRKEFRCVAKTRNGLELLESNGKIELVTPYQLHELAGNNGQLSAVIVKNIASGEEKEISADFLLPFFGLSMNLGPINNWDIQLEHSRIVVDQATLRTSRDRIYAIGDIATYSGKLKLILNGFAESAMACYDIHKVICNSPVNFQYSTSKMAHKRFTLGQTTV; encoded by the coding sequence ATGGAAACTGACATTTTAATAATAGGTGCAGGACCTGTTGGAATATTCACTGCTTTTCAAGCGGGAATGCTCGATATGAAATGTCATATCATAGATGTTTTGGATCAAGCGGGAGGGCAGTGTACCGCTCTTTACCCAGAAAAACCGATATACGATATACCTGGCTATCCTATAATTACTGCTCAAAAGCTAATTGAACAATTAATCGAGCAAGCTTCGCCATTTGAGCCTGTTTACCACTTAAGTCAAAAGGTGGAAAAAATTTCAGATAACGACGGTCAAAACTTTACTGTAATAACAAGCACAGGCACAGAAGTGAAATGCAAAGCTGTTGTCATTGCCGCAGGAAATGGAATGTTTGAACCTAACCGCCCACCCCTTGGCGGTATATTAGAATATGAAAATAAATCTGTATTTTATAGCGTAAATAAAATTTCTGATTTTCAGGATAAAACTATAGTCATTGCAGGAGGAGGAGATTCTGCGGCTGATTGGACCATAGAACTCTCTAAAGTTGCAAAGAAAATTTGTGTGATACATCGAAGAAAGGAATTTCGTTGTGTTGCCAAAACTAGAAATGGATTGGAATTACTTGAAAGCAATGGAAAAATAGAACTTGTAACGCCATATCAATTACACGAACTAGCTGGAAATAATGGGCAATTGAGTGCAGTGATAGTAAAAAACATTGCTTCTGGAGAAGAAAAAGAAATATCCGCTGATTTTTTATTGCCATTTTTTGGGCTGTCAATGAATTTGGGTCCAATAAACAATTGGGACATACAGTTAGAACACAGCCGTATAGTTGTTGATCAGGCTACACTTAGAACCAGTAGAGATAGGATATATGCAATTGGAGATATAGCTACTTACTCAGGCAAACTAAAGTTGATACTAAATGGCTTTGCTGAGAGCGCTATGGCTTGTTATGACATACACAAAGTGATCTGCAATTCTCCAGTTAATTTTCAATACTCAACTTCAAAGATGGCGCATAAGCGATTTACTTTAGGTCAAACTACTGTATAG
- a CDS encoding SCO1 protein, protein MLKFVRLLSSVVITLAAIFLGYCYFTKKGIFAPAVVHNAEVKIGGDFSLINQDGQIIRSSGFKDKYMMIFFGFSSCKKICPMNLGIISETLAKLDEKTNNKLQTFFITVDPERDSMEKLKEFQQQFDHRIQMLTGEREKIDEVIANYKVYASKIGGEEEINHSSIIYLIGPEGKYVTHFAADLNSDESQSDKIIAEIKKHVSEL, encoded by the coding sequence ATGCTAAAGTTTGTAAGGTTATTGTCTAGTGTAGTAATAACATTAGCAGCCATTTTCCTTGGTTATTGTTATTTCACTAAAAAAGGCATATTTGCTCCAGCAGTAGTTCACAACGCGGAAGTTAAGATAGGAGGAGATTTTTCTTTGATTAATCAAGACGGACAGATCATACGTAGTAGTGGTTTTAAAGATAAGTATATGATGATTTTCTTCGGATTTTCTTCATGTAAAAAGATTTGCCCTATGAATCTTGGAATAATTTCAGAAACGCTTGCAAAGCTAGATGAGAAAACAAACAACAAGCTGCAAACATTTTTCATAACAGTTGACCCTGAACGCGATAGCATGGAAAAACTCAAAGAATTTCAGCAGCAATTTGATCATAGAATACAAATGCTGACCGGTGAGAGAGAAAAAATAGATGAAGTAATTGCAAATTATAAAGTATATGCCAGTAAAATTGGTGGGGAAGAGGAAATTAATCATTCTTCAATAATATATCTTATTGGCCCTGAAGGAAAATATGTCACACACTTTGCAGCTGATCTAAATTCAGATGAAAGTCAATCTGATAAGATCATAGCTGAGATCAAAAAACATGTAAGTGAGCTATAG
- a CDS encoding Ribonuclease HII — protein sequence MAYPDFTLENKLSGVIAGVDEVGRGPLAGPVMSAAVVFTDRNIIIEGINDSKKLTAKNRQVLYEKIMFVAKFGIGIASVEEINSYNILQATKLSMKRALIDLGLELDYVLVDGNQPPKVKWQVKSIVNGDSLSISIAAASIIAKVTRDKLMQELHDQHPEYNWYKNKGYGTKEHIDAINFHGITEHHRKNFAPISHFVKRTP from the coding sequence ATGGCATACCCAGATTTCACATTAGAAAATAAATTATCAGGAGTGATAGCAGGAGTGGACGAAGTTGGAAGGGGTCCACTAGCTGGTCCTGTAATGTCTGCAGCAGTAGTATTTACCGATAGAAATATAATCATTGAAGGAATTAATGACTCAAAAAAGTTGACTGCTAAAAACAGGCAAGTTCTATATGAAAAAATAATGTTTGTTGCAAAATTCGGTATAGGAATAGCAAGTGTTGAAGAAATAAATTCATACAACATTTTGCAGGCAACGAAACTCTCAATGAAGCGTGCATTGATAGACTTAGGTCTAGAATTAGATTATGTGCTGGTTGATGGTAATCAACCACCCAAAGTAAAATGGCAGGTGAAGTCCATAGTAAACGGTGATAGTTTGAGTATATCAATTGCAGCCGCTTCAATTATCGCAAAAGTGACAAGAGATAAGCTGATGCAAGAGTTGCATGATCAACATCCAGAATATAATTGGTATAAAAATAAAGGATATGGGACAAAAGAGCACATAGATGCTATAAACTTCCATGGCATTACAGAACATCATAGAAAAAACTTTGCACCTATCTCACACTTTGTTAAACGAACACCCTGA
- a CDS encoding Biotin transporter BioY produces the protein MFTAQYSSKSTLVEIFFCVLFLFLMTQIRIPLQPVPITLQSLGVMLIELKFNRKTAFYSVLTYLSLGTAGLPIFAGFSGGYHTLLGPTGGYLIGFLAAVMVMGEVNELLDSKCESLMRNSLSCLAGTVVIFIYGANWLAIHVGLKQAIMVGVLPFILPGLVKIFLLVATLQYLKK, from the coding sequence ATGTTTACAGCACAATATAGCAGCAAATCAACATTGGTCGAAATTTTCTTTTGCGTCTTATTCTTATTTCTAATGACTCAAATAAGAATACCGTTGCAACCTGTGCCTATCACACTACAAAGTTTAGGAGTGATGCTTATTGAGCTCAAATTTAACCGCAAAACGGCATTTTATTCCGTGCTTACATATTTATCACTTGGTACAGCAGGGTTACCCATTTTTGCGGGTTTTTCTGGTGGTTATCACACTCTTCTCGGACCAACAGGTGGATATTTAATTGGCTTTTTAGCTGCTGTTATGGTAATGGGCGAAGTAAATGAGTTACTAGACTCCAAATGTGAATCACTTATGCGTAATTCTCTAAGTTGTTTGGCTGGCACAGTTGTGATCTTTATCTATGGTGCCAATTGGCTTGCTATTCACGTTGGTCTGAAACAGGCAATAATGGTTGGTGTTCTGCCATTTATCCTGCCTGGTTTAGTAAAGATTTTTCTACTAGTAGCAACTTTACAATATTTGAAAAAATGA
- a CDS encoding 30S ribosomal protein S21 — MIEVSVHYGDVDRAFPVLKKTIQKEGRGVKMRKQYHEKKSEKRAKKKAEAKKKRRQQESRRQRYGW, encoded by the coding sequence TTGATTGAAGTATCAGTTCATTATGGTGATGTAGATAGAGCTTTTCCAGTATTGAAAAAAACAATTCAAAAAGAAGGAAGAGGGGTAAAAATGAGAAAGCAATACCATGAAAAGAAATCAGAAAAGAGAGCTAAAAAGAAAGCTGAAGCTAAAAAAAAGAGGCGCCAACAAGAGAGTAGAAGACAGCGTTATGGTTGGTAG
- a CDS encoding Succinate--CoA ligase [ADP-forming] subunit alpha, with protein sequence MSILVSKDTRLICQGFTGAQGTFHSEQAIGYGTKMVGGVTPGKGGSTHLNLPVFNTVAEAKEKTDVNATVIYVPAKFAADAILEAIDAKIELIVCITEGIPILDMVKVKHALIGSKSRLIGPNCPGVITPEECKIGIMPGHIHKRGHIGIMSRSGTLTYETVAQTTAVGLGQSTCIGIGGDPVHGMTFVDCMELFLKDDDTHGIVVIGEIGGNEEEDVSHFVKTEKTKKPIVGFVAGQTAPPGKRMGHAGAIISSSGGSAGAKLEVMRSAGIAIAETPAVIGKKVLEVMNQV encoded by the coding sequence ATGTCCATTTTAGTAAGCAAAGATACAAGATTAATATGCCAGGGTTTTACTGGCGCACAGGGTACATTCCACTCAGAGCAAGCAATTGGCTATGGAACAAAAATGGTTGGTGGCGTAACTCCCGGCAAGGGTGGGAGTACTCACCTTAACTTGCCGGTTTTTAATACTGTAGCAGAAGCTAAAGAAAAAACTGATGTGAATGCCACGGTGATATATGTACCTGCTAAGTTTGCTGCTGATGCAATACTTGAAGCCATAGATGCAAAAATAGAGCTGATAGTTTGTATTACAGAAGGTATCCCCATACTTGATATGGTAAAAGTTAAGCATGCGCTTATTGGTTCAAAAAGTCGATTGATTGGCCCCAACTGTCCGGGGGTTATTACACCTGAAGAATGCAAAATAGGAATTATGCCAGGACATATTCACAAGCGTGGGCATATAGGGATCATGTCTCGTTCCGGAACTTTAACTTATGAAACGGTAGCGCAAACAACTGCTGTTGGCCTTGGCCAATCAACATGCATTGGAATTGGAGGAGATCCTGTTCATGGTATGACATTTGTTGACTGTATGGAACTGTTTTTAAAAGATGACGATACTCATGGTATTGTAGTAATTGGTGAGATAGGTGGAAACGAAGAAGAGGATGTATCACATTTTGTGAAGACAGAAAAAACTAAAAAGCCAATTGTTGGATTTGTAGCTGGTCAAACAGCACCTCCAGGAAAACGTATGGGACACGCTGGAGCGATTATCTCTTCTAGTGGAGGAAGTGCTGGTGCAAAGTTAGAAGTTATGAGGAGTGCTGGTATTGCAATTGCAGAAACTCCTGCAGTAATTGGCAAAAAAGTTTTGGAAGTGATGAATCAAGTTTAG
- a CDS encoding Diaminopimelate epimerase, translating into MHGTGNNFVIIDSRSTNSLNWHYREIANQNGCDQVIVITNSGAADCFMHIYNADGSEVEMCGNAARCVGYLIMSEKSTEYATIELINERILECFKVGGRSIKVNMGKPLFKWHEIPLSIECNTLHLPIEVEMLKDPVAVNIGNPHMVFFVDNISEIPLQNLGPRLENHILFPKKVNVSIAQIEKSGEINLRVWERGTGITASCGSAACAALVASVLRKYLTAKQTSVNSPGGNLLVEWADDIFITGNVGFL; encoded by the coding sequence ATGCATGGTACTGGTAACAACTTTGTTATCATAGACTCACGTTCAACAAATAGCTTGAATTGGCATTATAGAGAAATTGCTAACCAAAACGGCTGCGATCAAGTAATAGTTATAACTAACTCTGGCGCAGCTGATTGCTTTATGCACATTTATAATGCTGACGGCAGCGAAGTTGAAATGTGCGGAAACGCAGCACGTTGCGTTGGATATTTGATAATGTCAGAAAAAAGCACTGAGTATGCAACTATCGAGTTAATAAACGAGCGCATTTTAGAGTGCTTCAAGGTGGGTGGTAGGTCCATAAAGGTCAATATGGGCAAACCACTGTTTAAATGGCATGAAATTCCTCTGTCCATTGAATGTAACACCCTTCACTTACCTATAGAGGTTGAAATGCTAAAAGATCCAGTAGCAGTAAATATTGGCAACCCTCACATGGTCTTTTTTGTTGATAACATTAGTGAAATACCGTTGCAAAACTTAGGACCAAGATTGGAAAACCACATATTATTTCCCAAGAAAGTAAATGTCAGCATTGCACAAATTGAAAAGTCTGGAGAAATAAACTTAAGAGTCTGGGAAAGAGGTACAGGTATTACTGCTTCATGTGGCAGCGCAGCTTGCGCAGCACTTGTTGCATCCGTACTTCGTAAATATTTGACTGCTAAGCAAACTTCTGTAAATTCGCCAGGGGGAAACTTGCTAGTTGAATGGGCAGACGATATATTTATAACTGGTAATGTAGGGTTTCTATAG
- a CDS encoding Succinate--CoA ligase [ADP-forming] subunit beta, whose translation MNIHEYQAKEILHKFNVPVPKGFVTTSAEEVETQMGQLKSDVLVVKAQIHAGGRGKAGGVKLAKSAEEAKQFVKNMLGMTLITHQTGSKGQQVRRVYIEEGSSIKKEYYLSLVVDPKLSRPTFIFSSEGGMDIEEVAKNSPTKIVKFDIDYAAGFTSFYGSKLSNGFNLSSEQIEKITNVAKNIYDAFIATDASQIEINPLVETNSGDFIALDAKINFDDNALYRHPEIVELRDYDEEVKEEIEASKHGLSYIKMDGSIGCMVNGAGLAMATMDIIKYYGAEPANFLDVGGGASKETVTEAFKIILSDSNVKGILVNIFGGIMRCDIIASGIVEAAKEMSIKVPLVVRLSGTNFEEGKRILEESGLNIIAADELDEAAQKIVKEVK comes from the coding sequence ATGAATATTCACGAATATCAAGCGAAAGAGATTTTGCACAAATTTAATGTTCCAGTGCCAAAGGGTTTTGTTACTACATCTGCAGAAGAAGTAGAGACTCAAATGGGTCAGTTGAAGTCTGACGTGCTTGTGGTTAAAGCTCAAATTCACGCAGGTGGCAGAGGTAAAGCTGGTGGTGTAAAGCTGGCAAAGTCGGCTGAAGAAGCTAAGCAGTTTGTAAAGAACATGCTTGGCATGACTTTAATTACTCACCAAACAGGATCAAAGGGACAGCAAGTAAGGAGAGTATACATTGAGGAAGGCTCAAGCATTAAGAAAGAGTATTATTTAAGCCTAGTAGTTGATCCAAAGCTCAGTAGACCAACATTCATATTTTCCTCAGAAGGTGGAATGGATATTGAAGAAGTTGCAAAAAATTCTCCTACAAAAATTGTAAAATTTGATATTGATTATGCTGCAGGTTTTACAAGTTTTTATGGCAGCAAATTAAGCAATGGTTTTAATCTGAGTTCAGAGCAAATAGAAAAAATAACGAATGTTGCAAAAAATATATATGATGCATTTATTGCAACTGACGCAAGCCAAATAGAGATTAATCCACTAGTTGAAACAAATTCTGGAGATTTTATTGCGCTTGATGCTAAAATCAATTTTGATGATAACGCTTTATACCGTCATCCAGAGATTGTGGAACTCCGCGATTATGACGAAGAGGTGAAAGAAGAAATAGAAGCTTCAAAACATGGGCTCAGTTATATTAAAATGGATGGCAGCATTGGTTGCATGGTAAACGGTGCGGGTCTTGCTATGGCAACAATGGATATAATAAAATACTATGGAGCGGAACCTGCCAACTTTTTGGATGTTGGCGGTGGAGCAAGTAAAGAGACTGTCACCGAAGCATTTAAGATTATATTGTCCGATAGTAACGTAAAGGGAATTTTGGTTAACATATTTGGTGGTATAATGCGCTGCGATATCATTGCAAGTGGTATCGTTGAGGCTGCAAAAGAAATGAGTATAAAAGTTCCTTTAGTGGTTAGGTTATCAGGTACTAATTTTGAAGAAGGAAAGAGAATCTTAGAAGAGTCAGGATTAAATATTATTGCTGCAGATGAGCTTGATGAAGCTGCACAGAAAATAGTAAAAGAGGTAAAATAA
- a CDS encoding DNA polymerase III subunit epsilon, which yields MENKLREIVLDTETTGLDIESGHRIIEIGCVELINRIPTGKVFHQYLNPERGIPYHSFKIHGISEEFLEDKPLFSDVALEFLDFISSDILIIHNAEFDVKFLNMELGKLGAGLIPSDRVLDTLPLARKKFAGSPASLNALCKRFDISLDDRELHGALIDAQLLAKVYVELTGGLQTFLFDNQCEQDNNSTFIQHKVRNLARREHSPSNEEINEHRKLLDTINNPLWKENIE from the coding sequence ATGGAAAATAAATTACGCGAAATAGTACTTGATACTGAAACTACAGGTCTCGATATCGAATCTGGTCACAGGATTATTGAAATAGGGTGTGTGGAACTAATTAACCGCATCCCAACAGGTAAAGTATTCCATCAGTATCTCAATCCAGAAAGAGGTATACCTTACCACTCATTTAAGATTCACGGCATTAGTGAAGAATTTTTAGAAGATAAACCATTATTTTCAGATGTTGCTCTTGAATTTCTTGACTTTATATCTAGCGATATTTTGATAATTCACAACGCTGAGTTTGATGTTAAGTTCCTCAATATGGAGTTAGGCAAATTGGGTGCTGGATTAATCCCTTCAGACAGAGTGCTGGACACATTGCCACTTGCAAGAAAAAAGTTTGCAGGGTCACCTGCATCTTTAAATGCATTATGTAAGCGTTTTGATATATCGCTAGACGATAGAGAACTGCACGGAGCACTAATTGATGCTCAGTTACTTGCAAAAGTGTATGTTGAGCTCACAGGAGGGTTACAAACTTTCTTGTTTGATAATCAGTGTGAGCAGGATAACAACTCCACATTCATTCAGCACAAAGTACGTAACTTAGCTCGTAGGGAACACTCACCAAGCAATGAAGAAATTAACGAACATAGAAAACTGTTAGATACAATTAACAATCCACTTTGGAAAGAAAATATTGAATAA